One region of Dokdonia sp. 4H-3-7-5 genomic DNA includes:
- the ltrA gene encoding group II intron reverse transcriptase/maturase produces the protein MYRNKGSAGVDNVYIKELKSILQIYGKQYVSHIERKRYQVSPILGVEIPKSNGKKRLLGIPTVVDRVFQQALHQVLQPLFEPDFQKHSYGFRPQRNAHQATAESLLNINAGSQDIVDIDLKSFFDEVSHCILLELIYKKVQCKATMRLLRSFLRAPILINGRLQKRRKGVPQGSPLSPLLSNILLNELDKELEKRGHRYVRYADDFSIYVKSKVAAKRVGNSIYKYLRDHLQLPINRVKSGVRRPLDFQVLGFGFVPTYKKGEKGKYQLMVTRSKWQDFKSKLKYLTKKTIPASFDDRIKRINLLIRGWINYFKPASIQSKLKKLEEWLRNRLRYCIWHHWKKPERERKNLIRLGVNQDNAYAWSRTRMGGWAVAQSPILGTTITIKRLKMRGYVSLIEYYKRTV, from the coding sequence GTGTATCGTAACAAGGGATCTGCTGGAGTGGATAACGTTTATATTAAAGAGCTAAAATCTATACTACAGATTTATGGAAAACAATACGTTTCGCACATAGAAAGAAAGCGCTATCAGGTGTCTCCTATATTAGGTGTTGAAATCCCTAAAAGTAATGGTAAGAAACGATTACTCGGTATTCCTACAGTTGTTGATAGAGTATTTCAGCAGGCATTACATCAAGTATTGCAACCTTTATTTGAGCCAGACTTTCAAAAGCATAGTTACGGGTTCAGACCACAACGTAATGCCCATCAAGCCACGGCAGAAAGCCTTTTAAATATCAATGCTGGTTCTCAAGATATAGTAGATATAGATTTAAAGAGTTTCTTTGATGAAGTATCACACTGTATACTTCTAGAGTTGATTTACAAAAAGGTACAGTGCAAAGCCACGATGCGGTTATTGCGTTCATTTCTTAGAGCGCCTATACTGATTAACGGTCGATTACAAAAACGCAGAAAAGGCGTTCCTCAGGGTTCGCCATTAAGTCCATTGCTTTCTAATATTCTGCTCAATGAGCTGGATAAAGAATTAGAGAAACGTGGGCATCGTTACGTAAGATATGCCGATGATTTTAGTATTTACGTTAAGAGTAAAGTGGCTGCAAAGCGTGTAGGTAACAGTATCTATAAGTATTTGCGAGACCACCTCCAACTTCCCATAAATAGGGTAAAGAGCGGTGTGCGGAGACCTTTAGATTTCCAAGTATTAGGCTTTGGATTTGTGCCAACGTATAAGAAAGGAGAAAAAGGGAAGTACCAGCTTATGGTAACTAGGTCTAAATGGCAAGATTTTAAGTCAAAACTTAAATACCTGACCAAAAAGACGATACCTGCAAGTTTTGACGACCGCATCAAGCGTATCAACCTATTAATACGTGGTTGGATAAATTACTTTAAACCTGCCTCCATTCAGTCGAAGCTTAAGAAGCTAGAAGAATGGCTAAGAAACCGATTGAGGTACTGCATATGGCATCACTGGAAGAAACCAGAACGGGAGCGTAAAAACCTAATCCGTTTAGGAGTAAACCAAGACAATGCCTATGCTTGGAGTCGCACCAGAATGGGAGGATGGGCAGTCGCTCAAAGCCCTATACTAGGCACTACAATTACTATTAAACGGTTAAAAATGAGAGGTTATGTTAGTTTAATTGAGTACTACAAGCGAACTGTATAA
- a CDS encoding DUF6122 family protein: MQTFIHYFLHFGFPFFIAYGFFRKDWKKVYLILLATMLVDLDHLVANPIFQANRCSINFHILHTYYAMIVYVILLFFRKPFNIIGIGLLFHMLTDFIDCMMMYSNCKDCFSDSPAIELLRMTSNIFGM; this comes from the coding sequence ATGCAGACATTTATACACTACTTTTTACACTTTGGCTTTCCGTTTTTTATCGCCTATGGATTTTTTAGAAAAGATTGGAAAAAAGTCTATTTGATATTGCTTGCAACGATGTTGGTTGATTTAGACCATTTGGTTGCAAACCCCATATTTCAAGCAAATAGATGTAGCATAAATTTTCATATTTTGCATACATACTACGCAATGATAGTTTATGTGATACTGCTCTTTTTCCGTAAACCGTTCAACATAATTGGGATTGGACTTTTATTTCATATGCTTACAGATTTTATAGATTGTATGATGATGTATTCGAATTGTAAAGACTGTTTTTCAGACTCACCAGCGATAGAACTATTAAGAATGACTTCAAATATATTCGGAATGTAA
- a CDS encoding lysozyme inhibitor LprI family protein: MKNILAILILTLTFNCFSQTQAEMNKNANKEYRKADKELNIVYQKILSEYQLDSFFIDRLKKTQRIWNSYRDAELEMKFPADNKQAEYGSVYPMCVSLFLKELTVERTEKLRVWLNGIEEGNMWSGSVKTKKELDFEYVATKKFVELKLPDSLEVIPNKSLIADFNGDLKPDVATLVKNKRNSKIGVLIVNHSNDKMFVFGAGKEVDNMTDLVWIEIFKMIPKGEIVSPTLVDEVTGDIIGQDESKNFELIGNGIYMSVEESHRGGILFWSGKEYNWYHME; this comes from the coding sequence ATGAAAAATATATTAGCAATTTTAATTCTGACTTTGACTTTTAATTGTTTTTCGCAAACTCAAGCGGAAATGAATAAAAACGCAAATAAGGAATACAGAAAAGCTGACAAAGAACTTAACATTGTTTACCAAAAAATCTTGAGTGAATATCAATTAGACTCATTTTTTATCGACCGACTTAAAAAAACACAGCGAATTTGGAATTCTTACCGTGACGCTGAATTGGAAATGAAATTCCCTGCTGATAATAAGCAAGCCGAATATGGAAGTGTCTATCCAATGTGTGTTTCTTTGTTTTTAAAGGAACTGACTGTAGAGCGAACTGAAAAATTACGAGTTTGGTTAAATGGAATTGAAGAAGGCAACATGTGGTCAGGTTCTGTAAAAACAAAAAAAGAATTAGACTTCGAATATGTCGCAACGAAAAAATTTGTTGAGCTTAAACTTCCTGATTCATTAGAAGTAATTCCAAATAAAAGTCTTATTGCGGACTTTAATGGTGACTTAAAACCAGATGTAGCAACACTCGTAAAAAACAAACGAAACTCAAAAATCGGTGTACTCATAGTGAATCATTCCAACGATAAAATGTTTGTTTTTGGAGCGGGAAAAGAAGTTGATAATATGACTGACTTGGTCTGGATTGAAATATTCAAAATGATCCCAAAGGGTGAAATTGTTTCACCTACTTTAGTCGACGAGGTGACTGGAGATATAATCGGACAAGACGAAAGCAAAAATTTTGAACTTATTGGAAACGGAATTTACATGAGCGTTGAGGAATCTCACAGAGGCGGAATTTTATTTTGGTCCGGAAAAGAATATAATTGGTATCATATGGAATAA
- a CDS encoding DUF2851 family protein: MQEDFLHYLWKFKKYAFAKAETTTGLPITLINVGQHNHLAGPDFFNTTLVIGDQKWAGNVEIHLKSSDWYAHNHEVDAAYDNVILHVVWEHDVEIYRKDNTAIPTLVLKDLVAEKSLHNYKELFNNQSKQWINCENSIREVPEMIQSNWLERLYFERLTRKTEDITPMLNKVNGDWEAALFVLLMRSFGTKVNANAFQSIAEKLDFSTIRKCAQEPFRLEALLLGIGGLLPENTLDSYPMQLQGEFEFVSHKFQIASDGVLPVQFYKLRPDNFPTIRLSQVAQLYHKHLNLFQKMMSASTIAELYDLFDIRASQYWDTHYSFGKDQKKRAKKLSSSFIDIIIINAIIPLRFSYNQYLGKDESEVLLSMMHAIRPECNSIIKKYNTLRDRAQNAQETQALLELKANYCDLNKCLSCAVGNYLIKH, encoded by the coding sequence ATGCAAGAAGACTTTTTACATTACTTATGGAAATTTAAGAAGTACGCTTTCGCGAAAGCAGAAACAACCACAGGATTACCCATTACATTAATCAACGTAGGACAACATAATCATCTCGCCGGTCCAGACTTTTTTAATACTACACTTGTAATAGGTGATCAAAAGTGGGCTGGAAACGTAGAAATACATTTAAAATCTTCAGATTGGTATGCGCATAATCATGAGGTAGATGCTGCTTATGACAATGTGATTCTGCATGTAGTGTGGGAGCATGACGTAGAGATTTACAGAAAAGACAATACTGCCATCCCAACTTTAGTACTCAAAGACCTAGTTGCCGAAAAATCATTGCATAATTATAAGGAGCTCTTTAATAATCAGTCAAAACAATGGATTAATTGTGAGAATAGCATAAGAGAGGTGCCAGAGATGATACAAAGCAACTGGCTTGAACGTCTCTATTTTGAACGCTTAACGCGAAAAACGGAAGACATCACACCTATGCTTAACAAGGTAAACGGTGACTGGGAAGCGGCACTTTTTGTGTTGCTCATGCGTAGTTTTGGCACTAAAGTAAATGCAAATGCCTTTCAATCCATCGCCGAAAAACTTGACTTTTCTACCATTCGTAAATGCGCTCAAGAACCCTTTAGACTAGAAGCATTATTATTAGGCATAGGTGGATTATTACCAGAAAACACCCTAGACTCATACCCAATGCAATTACAAGGAGAGTTTGAGTTTGTATCTCATAAATTTCAAATAGCTAGTGATGGTGTATTGCCGGTACAATTCTATAAGTTGAGACCAGACAACTTCCCGACAATACGACTATCACAAGTGGCGCAACTCTACCATAAACACCTGAATTTGTTTCAGAAGATGATGTCTGCTTCAACTATTGCTGAGTTATACGATCTATTTGATATAAGAGCCTCCCAGTATTGGGATACACACTATTCTTTTGGGAAAGATCAGAAAAAACGTGCTAAGAAGCTATCGTCTTCATTTATAGATATTATCATCATAAATGCAATTATACCACTACGATTTTCATATAATCAATACCTAGGGAAAGATGAGAGTGAGGTGCTGCTGTCTATGATGCACGCTATCAGGCCAGAATGTAACAGTATTATCAAAAAGTATAACACCTTAAGAGATCGCGCACAAAATGCTCAGGAAACCCAAGCGTTACTAGAATTAAAAGCCAACTACTGTGATCTCAATAAATGTCTATCCTGTGCCGTTGGTAATTATTTAATTAAGCATTAA
- a CDS encoding peptide chain release factor 3 encodes MSFKKEIARRRTFGIVSHPDAGKTTLTEKLLLFGGAIQEAGAVKSNKIKKGATSDFMEIERQRGISVATSVLAFEYNGIKINILDTPGHKDFAEDTFRTLTAVDSVIVVVDVAKGVEPQTEKLVEVCRMRNIPMIVFVNKLDREGKDAFELLDEIEEKLHLSVTPLSFPIGMGYDFKGIYNLWEKNVNLFSGDSRKNIEETIKISNLKDEVLDKLVGPKAADNLREEIELVQGVYPAFNQQDYLDGKQQPVFFGSALNNFGVRELLDCFVKIAPPPRPKKSEERLVQPDEKDFSGFVFKIHANMDPKHRDRLAFIKIVSGVFERNKPYLHVRNKKKLKFSSPNAFFAERKEIVDISYPGDIVGLHDTGNFKIGDTLTSGEELHYKGIPAFSPEHFRYINNADPMKSKQLAKGIDQLMDEGVAQLFTLELNGRKVIGTVGALQYEVIQYRLEHEYGAKCTYEPLSVSKACWVDPEDPKSEEFKEFLRVKQRFMAKDKRGQLVFLADSPFTLQMTQQKYPSVKMHFVSEFKD; translated from the coding sequence ATGAGTTTTAAAAAAGAAATAGCCCGTCGCCGAACGTTTGGAATTGTATCTCACCCAGATGCAGGAAAGACAACACTTACTGAAAAATTACTCCTCTTTGGTGGAGCGATTCAAGAAGCTGGGGCTGTAAAATCTAATAAAATTAAAAAAGGAGCTACGAGTGACTTTATGGAAATAGAACGCCAGCGTGGTATTTCTGTAGCCACTTCTGTTCTTGCTTTTGAATATAATGGCATTAAAATAAACATCCTTGATACTCCTGGTCACAAGGATTTTGCAGAGGATACTTTTAGAACATTAACTGCTGTAGATAGTGTTATCGTGGTAGTAGATGTTGCAAAAGGTGTAGAGCCACAGACAGAAAAACTAGTGGAAGTATGTAGAATGCGCAACATCCCTATGATTGTTTTTGTAAACAAACTGGATCGTGAGGGTAAAGACGCTTTTGAACTACTAGATGAAATAGAAGAAAAACTACACCTCTCAGTTACTCCTTTAAGTTTCCCTATTGGTATGGGGTATGACTTTAAAGGAATTTACAACCTTTGGGAGAAAAATGTTAACCTTTTTAGTGGAGACAGCAGAAAAAATATCGAGGAAACCATCAAAATCTCAAATCTTAAAGATGAAGTGCTTGATAAGCTCGTAGGCCCTAAAGCTGCCGATAATCTTAGAGAAGAGATAGAGCTAGTACAAGGAGTATACCCTGCTTTCAATCAGCAGGATTATCTTGATGGAAAGCAACAACCTGTATTTTTTGGTTCTGCTCTTAATAATTTTGGAGTAAGGGAATTACTAGATTGTTTTGTGAAAATTGCTCCACCACCACGTCCAAAAAAGAGTGAAGAACGCCTAGTACAACCTGACGAAAAAGACTTCTCTGGTTTTGTATTCAAGATTCACGCAAACATGGATCCTAAACACAGAGACAGGCTTGCATTTATAAAAATTGTTTCTGGTGTTTTTGAACGCAACAAGCCATACCTGCACGTTAGAAACAAGAAAAAATTAAAATTCTCAAGTCCTAATGCATTCTTTGCAGAGCGCAAGGAGATTGTAGACATCTCATATCCAGGTGATATTGTGGGACTGCATGATACTGGTAACTTTAAAATAGGTGACACACTTACTTCTGGCGAAGAGCTGCATTATAAAGGTATACCTGCGTTCTCTCCTGAGCACTTTAGATATATCAATAATGCAGACCCAATGAAGTCTAAACAGCTTGCTAAGGGAATTGACCAACTTATGGATGAAGGTGTAGCTCAATTATTCACGCTAGAACTTAACGGTCGTAAAGTAATAGGTACTGTAGGAGCATTACAATATGAAGTAATACAATACCGTCTTGAACACGAATACGGAGCTAAGTGCACCTACGAACCTCTAAGTGTATCAAAAGCTTGCTGGGTTGACCCAGAAGATCCAAAAAGTGAAGAATTCAAAGAATTTTTACGAGTAAAACAACGTTTTATGGCAAAAGACAAAAGAGGCCAACTCGTATTTCTAGCAGATTCTCCTTTTACATTACAGATGACGCAACAGAAGTATCCATCTGTAAAAATGCACTTTGTAAGTGAATTTAAAGACTAA
- a CDS encoding alanine dehydrogenase has protein sequence METNSSPFTREMLLPQEECLEVEKKRGELFIGIPRETHFQERRVCLTPDAVGALTANGHRVMVESKAGKGARYTDKDYSENGAEITQDTAKVFSCPMILKVEPPSLEEIEMMNPQTVLISALQIKTQKKQYFEKLASKRITALAFEFIKDEDGTYPAVRTLSEIAGTAAVQMAAEIMSSPETGTGMLLGNISGVPPAEIVIIGAGTVGEFAARSAIGLGANVKIFDNSITKLRCIQTNVGRPLYTSTLQPKNLVKALKRCDVVIGAVRGANRAPVIVSERMVEGMKNGAVIIDVSIDMGGCFETSEVTTHDKPTYKKHGVTHYCVPNIPARFARTASVSLSNIFTPYLLDIAEEGGIENKLRYDRGLKNGLYFYHGILTKKSVADWFDLSYRDINLLIF, from the coding sequence ATGGAAACCAATAGCTCACCTTTTACTAGAGAAATGTTGCTTCCTCAAGAGGAATGTCTTGAGGTCGAAAAGAAACGAGGAGAGCTCTTTATTGGGATTCCGCGAGAGACACACTTTCAAGAACGCAGGGTGTGCTTAACCCCTGATGCTGTGGGAGCACTTACTGCAAATGGACACCGCGTGATGGTGGAGTCTAAAGCTGGAAAAGGAGCTCGGTACACAGATAAGGACTACTCAGAAAACGGAGCAGAAATTACCCAAGACACTGCCAAAGTGTTTTCTTGCCCTATGATTCTTAAGGTAGAACCGCCTTCCCTAGAAGAAATAGAGATGATGAACCCACAAACGGTACTTATCTCTGCCTTACAGATCAAAACCCAGAAGAAACAATATTTTGAAAAACTTGCTAGCAAGCGTATCACTGCACTCGCTTTTGAGTTTATAAAAGACGAGGACGGCACGTATCCTGCCGTGCGCACACTCTCTGAAATTGCAGGTACCGCAGCCGTACAAATGGCGGCAGAGATTATGTCTAGCCCAGAAACAGGCACCGGTATGCTGCTAGGTAACATAAGCGGCGTGCCACCAGCAGAGATTGTGATTATAGGAGCAGGCACCGTAGGCGAGTTTGCCGCGCGATCTGCTATCGGACTAGGAGCAAATGTGAAGATTTTTGACAACTCTATCACAAAACTACGCTGCATACAGACTAATGTAGGCAGACCATTATATACCTCTACCCTACAGCCTAAGAATCTTGTAAAAGCTCTCAAGCGTTGTGACGTAGTCATAGGTGCTGTGCGAGGTGCAAACCGCGCACCGGTCATTGTGAGCGAGCGCATGGTAGAAGGTATGAAAAACGGCGCCGTCATTATAGATGTAAGTATCGATATGGGAGGTTGTTTTGAAACCTCAGAAGTTACTACGCATGATAAACCAACGTATAAGAAACATGGCGTGACGCACTATTGTGTGCCTAATATTCCTGCAAGATTTGCCCGTACGGCATCTGTATCTCTCAGTAATATTTTTACCCCTTACCTACTTGACATTGCAGAGGAAGGCGGTATAGAAAATAAGCTACGCTACGACCGCGGATTAAAAAATGGATTGTATTTTTACCACGGTATTTTAACCAAAAAATCGGTAGCAGATTGGTTTGACCTTTCTTACCGAGACATCAACCTTTTGATCTTCTAG
- a CDS encoding SMI1/KNR4 family protein yields MKDLKICKDELDISNAEIEKAEKIWNTKFPLEYKEFLLENNGGISYPNWPTIPSENNSELWGIERFLSIGDVILQKQYPMTYTLNDIDQEDFEPHNLNKDLLLVFALGERGIYFFHLSENDFGQIYFANYSGGDGIVKVKTKSFKEFLNSLDLWEWSDEEYNPNFKFEKPYCTENKIIQTHLFHTPNNPELGFNRFKEVVEVLCNVQPEEIKNANIPHKYINDISKIEHLIKKGCNTDVLLSSARKSKIIKYLIEQKGLDINKTYKGRYPLQNYLTVGSPNDAKVKYQLLSELLELKIEMDWSVTGNKYDGTPDFPMIEKLKILNEKYLQYEIDEKNWWIKNGKPTGHIPYPKSSFIEKKLGNTNIKTDS; encoded by the coding sequence ATGAAAGACCTGAAAATTTGTAAAGATGAATTAGATATTAGTAATGCAGAGATTGAGAAGGCGGAAAAAATTTGGAACACGAAATTTCCTTTAGAATATAAAGAGTTTTTACTTGAAAATAATGGAGGAATTTCATATCCAAATTGGCCAACAATTCCATCTGAGAATAATTCTGAATTATGGGGAATTGAGAGATTTCTTAGTATTGGTGATGTAATTTTACAAAAGCAATATCCAATGACTTATACTCTGAACGATATTGACCAAGAAGATTTTGAACCACATAACTTAAATAAGGATTTACTCTTAGTTTTTGCTTTAGGGGAAAGAGGTATCTATTTCTTTCATTTAAGCGAAAATGATTTTGGACAAATATATTTTGCAAATTATTCAGGAGGTGATGGAATAGTAAAAGTAAAAACAAAATCCTTTAAAGAATTCCTAAATTCTTTAGATTTATGGGAATGGTCTGATGAAGAATATAATCCAAACTTCAAATTTGAAAAACCCTACTGTACAGAGAATAAAATTATTCAAACTCATCTATTTCATACACCCAACAATCCAGAATTAGGTTTTAATAGATTTAAGGAAGTAGTAGAAGTGCTTTGTAATGTTCAACCTGAAGAAATTAAAAACGCAAACATTCCACATAAATATATTAATGACATATCAAAAATAGAACATCTTATTAAAAAAGGATGCAATACAGATGTTCTTCTTTCATCTGCTAGAAAATCCAAAATAATTAAATATTTAATAGAACAAAAAGGATTAGACATTAATAAAACCTATAAAGGCAGATATCCTTTACAAAACTATCTTACTGTAGGCTCACCTAATGATGCAAAGGTTAAATATCAGTTATTATCGGAATTACTTGAATTGAAAATTGAAATGGATTGGTCTGTTACAGGAAATAAATATGATGGAACGCCTGATTTTCCAATGATAGAAAAGTTAAAAATTCTGAATGAAAAATATTTACAATATGAAATTGATGAAAAGAATTGGTGGATAAAAAATGGAAAACCAACGGGACACATTCCATATCCAAAAAGCTCATTTATTGAAAAAAAACTAGGTAACACAAATATTAAAACTGATTCTTAA
- a CDS encoding pyridoxal-phosphate dependent enzyme: protein MKYAENILGTIGDTPMVKMNALVKDLPCLVLAKYETFNPGNSVKDRMALQMVEDAEAAGILKPGGTIIEGTSGNTGMGLALAAIIKGYKMICVISDKQSKEKMDILRAVGSEVVVCPTNVEPDDPRSYYSTSKRLAEETPNSWYVNQYDNPSNCKAHFNSTGPEIWDQTDGKVTHFVVGVGTGGTISGVGSYLKMKNPNVKVWGIDTYGSVFKKYKETGIFDENEIYPYITEGIGEDILPLNVNFSIIDGFTKVTDKDAAVYTRRLAKEEGMFLGNSAGSAIKGLLQLNEEGKFGPDDVVVVLFHDHGSRYVGKMFNDDWMRERGFLDQEYKVASDLIQNHIDKPLVTVKTEELVSHAIERMRDYKISQIPVEDVTGIVGSVDEGDLFRAYMENNEVADLPIKDVMGAAYPIVQKNATVAEVSKLISKENNAVLVDLGDGKHHIITKHDIINAM, encoded by the coding sequence ATGAAATACGCTGAAAATATATTAGGAACGATAGGAGACACTCCTATGGTAAAAATGAACGCACTTGTAAAAGACCTTCCTTGTCTTGTGCTAGCAAAATATGAAACTTTTAATCCTGGAAATTCTGTAAAAGACCGTATGGCATTACAGATGGTAGAAGATGCAGAGGCTGCCGGGATTCTTAAACCTGGAGGGACTATTATAGAAGGTACTTCTGGTAATACGGGAATGGGGCTTGCCCTTGCTGCTATTATTAAAGGATATAAAATGATCTGTGTAATCTCAGACAAGCAGTCTAAAGAGAAGATGGATATCTTGCGTGCTGTAGGTAGTGAGGTGGTAGTGTGTCCTACAAATGTAGAGCCAGATGATCCAAGATCTTACTACTCTACATCAAAAAGACTTGCCGAAGAAACACCAAATAGCTGGTACGTAAACCAGTATGATAATCCTTCTAACTGTAAGGCACACTTTAATAGTACAGGACCAGAAATCTGGGATCAAACAGATGGAAAGGTAACGCACTTTGTGGTAGGTGTAGGAACAGGAGGTACCATCTCTGGGGTAGGAAGCTATCTTAAAATGAAAAACCCAAATGTAAAAGTATGGGGAATTGATACGTACGGTTCTGTATTTAAAAAATATAAGGAGACAGGGATTTTTGACGAGAATGAGATTTACCCATACATCACAGAGGGAATAGGGGAAGATATATTACCACTTAATGTAAACTTTAGCATCATCGATGGTTTTACAAAGGTGACAGATAAGGATGCTGCGGTATACACAAGACGCCTTGCTAAAGAGGAAGGAATGTTCTTGGGGAATTCTGCTGGATCTGCAATTAAGGGGTTGTTACAACTTAATGAGGAAGGAAAATTTGGTCCAGATGATGTTGTTGTTGTATTGTTTCACGATCACGGAAGCCGTTACGTAGGTAAAATGTTTAATGACGACTGGATGCGTGAGCGCGGCTTCTTAGACCAAGAATATAAAGTAGCAAGCGATTTAATCCAGAATCATATAGATAAACCACTCGTTACTGTAAAGACAGAGGAGCTTGTGTCACACGCTATAGAGCGCATGCGTGATTATAAAATCTCACAAATCCCTGTAGAAGATGTGACAGGTATTGTAGGTTCTGTAGATGAGGGTGACCTCTTTAGAGCATATATGGAGAACAACGAGGTGGCAGATTTACCTATAAAGGATGTAATGGGAGCAGCGTATCCTATTGTACAGAAAAATGCTACTGTAGCAGAGGTTTCAAAGCTTATCTCAAAAGAGAATAATGCAGTCTTAGTAGATCTGGGTGATGGTAAACATCATATCATTACAAAGCATGATATTATTAATGCTATGTAA
- a CDS encoding alpha/beta hydrolase: MRIKIEIIIIGILGVLSISCDSKKTATLSKSEFFTDSIFSKHLNEYRKHNVYLPKRFTKEKQYPILYATDGSNKIENSFIKKTLDSLIENKIIKPIIYVGSHSNGKIADSTSTKTGNGKKVYLQYRNYEYVNHPFIESIKPELANRFKEHMQYFKDELITSIENEFNQNSTKDSRYFYGVSNGAGFGLSMLNNYPNTIGTYLCFSTFGGDIQTNIWKPNVDYPKLILEYGSEEPFFLKEDADFLKSKYKELNITAEINEFNGGHDYKKWNEKFIEIISKELAVE, encoded by the coding sequence ATGAGAATAAAAATCGAAATAATAATAATTGGAATTTTAGGAGTTTTATCAATTTCTTGCGACTCAAAAAAAACAGCTACCCTTTCGAAATCCGAATTTTTCACTGATTCAATTTTTAGTAAACATTTAAACGAATATCGAAAACATAATGTCTATTTACCAAAAAGATTTACAAAAGAAAAACAGTATCCGATTTTATACGCAACCGACGGGAGTAATAAAATTGAGAACAGTTTCATCAAAAAAACTTTAGATTCTTTAATTGAAAATAAAATTATTAAGCCTATAATTTATGTTGGAAGTCATTCTAATGGTAAAATAGCTGATAGCACTTCAACTAAAACTGGTAATGGAAAGAAAGTTTATTTGCAGTATCGAAATTATGAATATGTAAATCATCCATTTATTGAATCCATAAAACCAGAATTGGCAAATAGGTTTAAAGAACATATGCAATATTTTAAAGATGAGCTAATTACATCTATTGAAAACGAATTTAACCAAAATTCCACTAAGGATAGTAGATATTTTTATGGTGTTTCTAATGGTGCAGGTTTTGGATTAAGTATGTTAAATAATTACCCAAATACTATTGGAACATATCTTTGTTTTTCAACATTTGGTGGAGATATTCAAACGAATATTTGGAAACCTAACGTAGATTATCCAAAACTAATTCTAGAGTATGGGAGTGAAGAACCTTTCTTTCTAAAAGAAGATGCGGACTTTTTAAAATCAAAATATAAGGAACTAAATATAACGGCGGAAATTAATGAGTTTAATGGTGGACACGACTATAAAAAATGGAATGAAAAATTCATTGAAATTATTAGTAAGGAATTAGCAGTCGAGTAA